One window from the genome of Rufibacter tibetensis encodes:
- a CDS encoding YceI family protein has translation MKNSKLILLFVILTLSTSGYVKAQFKSETRTAKVSFRSQTPIEEFYSENNQVASILKVDGKKKVLAFNVIMRSFKFDKALMEEHFNEKYVHSEKYPTAKFVGEFAEDIDLTTPGKYKNISISGTMTLHGVSRTVTVPVDLEVGKNNEIKGHATFKIKPEEFNIEIPKLVSEKISREIVVTVDALYKPAR, from the coding sequence ATGAAAAATTCAAAACTAATCTTACTCTTTGTAATCCTGACTCTCTCAACGAGTGGTTACGTAAAGGCACAGTTTAAATCAGAGACACGCACAGCTAAAGTCTCTTTCAGGTCCCAGACACCCATTGAGGAATTTTACTCTGAGAATAACCAAGTGGCAAGTATCCTTAAAGTGGATGGTAAGAAAAAAGTCTTAGCCTTCAATGTGATAATGAGGTCTTTTAAATTCGATAAAGCCTTAATGGAGGAGCATTTTAATGAAAAGTATGTGCACTCTGAAAAATATCCTACCGCCAAATTTGTAGGAGAATTTGCGGAGGATATAGACCTGACAACTCCCGGAAAATATAAAAACATATCCATATCTGGTACAATGACGCTTCATGGGGTGTCCCGCACAGTAACAGTGCCAGTAGATTTAGAAGTAGGTAAAAACAATGAAATCAAAGGGCATGCCACCTTCAAGATCAAGCCAGAGGAATTTAATATAGAGATACCTAAACTGGTGAGTGAAAAAATTTCCAGGGAGATTGTGGTAACGGTAGATGCCTTGTACAAACCAGCCAGATAG
- a CDS encoding Rossmann-fold NAD(P)-binding domain-containing protein, with protein sequence MKIIKRVYWCIFPASFLLGALLQSCKEENAEDLFLGGQVEAKSYYLTNVLPILNSKCFSCHNYHSSSGTRYDTYAKAAAMAEEIANRTSSAHPNSMMPPPSANPLTDNEKKTLQQFLQLVKGGGENLNDEQKYGVSISWTAYKFPEYTRRVGVTGTFDKTYITYKKKEAANIYDFLNGAEILIPTNTANVGNDSLKSSNVINSFFSYFTPVIYGHVMAINSLSKRASVKITMNGFSQEVIFEIEEAGENLIFTGEVQDIGYFNANAALNALQRACGQYHQDKVWPDISLKAEIKNFRKFSSTPLK encoded by the coding sequence ATGAAAATTATAAAAAGGGTATACTGGTGTATATTTCCGGCTTCTTTTCTACTAGGAGCATTATTACAAAGCTGTAAAGAAGAAAACGCAGAGGATTTATTTCTAGGAGGGCAGGTAGAAGCTAAAAGCTATTATCTAACTAATGTGCTTCCTATACTAAACAGCAAATGCTTTTCTTGTCATAATTATCATTCATCTTCAGGTACCAGGTATGATACATATGCCAAAGCTGCCGCCATGGCTGAAGAGATAGCAAACAGAACCTCCTCGGCCCATCCCAACAGTATGATGCCGCCTCCATCTGCTAATCCTCTGACGGATAATGAGAAGAAAACCCTTCAGCAATTTCTACAGCTAGTAAAAGGAGGAGGAGAAAATTTGAATGATGAACAAAAATATGGTGTTTCCATCTCATGGACCGCTTATAAATTCCCGGAATATACAAGACGGGTTGGCGTGACAGGCACTTTCGACAAAACTTACATCACGTATAAGAAGAAAGAGGCAGCTAACATATATGATTTTTTGAACGGAGCTGAAATCCTGATTCCTACCAATACAGCAAATGTTGGAAATGACTCCTTGAAGAGCTCCAATGTAATCAATAGCTTCTTTTCCTACTTTACTCCTGTTATTTATGGGCACGTAATGGCCATAAATTCACTCTCCAAAAGGGCAAGTGTAAAGATAACCATGAACGGTTTTTCACAAGAGGTGATATTTGAAATAGAAGAAGCAGGGGAGAACCTTATTTTTACCGGTGAGGTACAAGACATAGGATACTTTAATGCAAATGCTGCATTGAATGCATTGCAACGAGCATGCGGGCAGTATCACCAAGATAAAGTATGGCCAGATATTAGCCTCAAAGCTGAAATCAAAAACTTCCGCAAGTTTTCTTCAACTCCCCTTAAGTAA
- the wrbA gene encoding NAD(P)H:quinone oxidoreductase produces MANVKLAVIYYSSTGTNYQLSQWAAESARAAGAEVKILRIKELAPQEAIDKNPAWKAHTEAVKDVPVVSLGDLEWADAIIFSMPTRYGNIPAQLKEFLDSTGGLWFQGKLANKVVSAMTSAQNPHGGQEVTTLALYTTMYHWGAIIAAPGYTDQSLFPAGGNPYGTSVTVGQDGSISPDAQAAVAHQAKRTVTVASWVKQGLQGQQA; encoded by the coding sequence ATGGCAAACGTAAAATTAGCGGTCATCTATTACAGCTCCACAGGTACCAACTACCAGCTTTCGCAATGGGCAGCTGAAAGTGCCAGGGCAGCGGGCGCGGAAGTTAAAATTCTGCGAATAAAAGAACTGGCTCCTCAGGAAGCTATTGACAAAAACCCAGCGTGGAAAGCGCATACCGAAGCTGTCAAGGATGTACCTGTCGTTTCCCTGGGTGACCTGGAATGGGCCGATGCCATCATCTTCAGCATGCCTACCCGTTACGGGAACATACCGGCTCAATTAAAAGAGTTTCTGGACAGTACCGGAGGCTTGTGGTTCCAGGGTAAACTGGCCAACAAAGTAGTAAGTGCTATGACCTCGGCTCAAAACCCTCATGGTGGACAGGAGGTTACTACGCTTGCCCTTTACACCACCATGTACCACTGGGGAGCCATCATTGCAGCCCCAGGCTACACAGACCAATCTCTCTTCCCGGCAGGTGGTAACCCTTATGGCACCAGCGTAACGGTTGGCCAGGATGGTAGCATTTCACCAGATGCACAGGCAGCGGTGGCGCATCAGGCAAAACGGACCGTAACTGTAGCTTCTTGGGTGAAACAAGGGTTGCAGGGGCAGCAAGCTTAA
- a CDS encoding DUF4159 domain-containing protein: MQKRLLLWLLLLVINSSAALAQRPSFRIARLKYGGGGDWYANKTSLPNLISFCNRELKANIAPQEESVEPGSPELLDYPFVHMTGHGNVIFTEAEVQNLRKYLTSGGFLHIDDNYGLDKFARREMKKVFPELDFIELPFNHPVYHQKFGFPRGLPKIHEHDNKPAQGFGIIYQGRLVCFYSYECDLGNGWEDQSVHNDPIEKHQAALRMGANLISYALTNF; encoded by the coding sequence ATGCAAAAACGGCTTCTTCTCTGGCTGCTTCTTCTAGTAATAAATTCCAGTGCTGCCTTAGCCCAGCGCCCCAGCTTCCGAATCGCCCGGTTGAAGTACGGTGGCGGCGGAGACTGGTACGCAAACAAAACCTCTTTGCCCAATCTCATCTCCTTCTGCAACCGTGAACTAAAAGCCAACATTGCACCGCAAGAAGAAAGCGTGGAACCCGGCAGCCCTGAGTTGTTGGATTATCCCTTCGTCCACATGACGGGCCATGGGAACGTCATTTTTACGGAAGCAGAAGTCCAAAACCTGCGCAAGTACCTCACCAGCGGTGGTTTCCTGCACATAGACGACAACTACGGTTTAGATAAGTTCGCCAGACGTGAAATGAAGAAAGTCTTCCCCGAGTTAGACTTCATAGAACTGCCTTTCAACCACCCAGTGTACCATCAAAAATTTGGCTTTCCCCGTGGGTTGCCCAAAATCCATGAGCATGACAACAAACCTGCACAAGGCTTCGGGATCATCTATCAGGGGCGGCTGGTTTGCTTTTACTCCTATGAATGTGACCTAGGCAACGGCTGGGAGGATCAATCAGTACACAATGATCCCATTGAAAAGCACCAGGCTGCCTTGCGCATGGGAGCTAACTTAATCTCCTATGCCCTTACAAACTTCTAA
- a CDS encoding 16S rRNA (uracil(1498)-N(3))-methyltransferase encodes MHLFFTPDLQPTDTSYTLSEEESKHCARVLRLGQGDTVTLIDGRGGLFEAEIAEPNPKKTKLSILHYHAEHQKRGYKIHIAVAPTKNMDRMEWFVEKAVEMGIDEITFLQCARSERKNLNLDRLEKIAVSAMKQSMKAYLPTLHELTRYTDLIKQPPAGQRFIAHLVEGQERHSLAKSITGEDTYTILIGPEGDFSPEEVEQAIQAGYKPVTLGQSRLRTETAAMAACHTIHVLLDV; translated from the coding sequence ATGCACCTCTTCTTCACCCCTGACCTGCAACCCACAGACACATCTTATACCTTATCTGAAGAAGAGTCTAAGCACTGTGCCCGGGTACTTAGATTAGGTCAGGGAGATACGGTAACTCTGATTGACGGGAGGGGAGGTTTGTTTGAAGCAGAAATTGCAGAACCAAACCCTAAGAAGACGAAACTAAGCATTTTACACTATCATGCAGAACACCAGAAGCGAGGTTATAAAATTCACATAGCGGTGGCTCCCACCAAAAATATGGATAGAATGGAGTGGTTTGTAGAGAAGGCCGTGGAGATGGGTATTGACGAGATCACCTTCCTGCAGTGTGCCCGCTCTGAACGGAAAAACCTCAACTTGGACCGGCTGGAAAAAATTGCAGTCAGTGCCATGAAACAATCCATGAAAGCGTACCTGCCCACCCTGCACGAGCTTACGCGTTACACAGACCTTATAAAACAGCCTCCAGCAGGACAACGTTTTATTGCTCACTTGGTAGAAGGCCAAGAACGGCATTCGTTAGCAAAAAGTATTACGGGTGAAGATACGTACACCATCCTGATTGGTCCGGAGGGTGACTTCAGTCCGGAAGAAGTGGAACAAGCCATCCAGGCCGGCTACAAACCTGTCACTTTAGGGCAAAGTAGGTTAAGGACAGAGACTGCCGCTATGGCCGCATGCCATACCATTCACGTACTTTTAGACGTTTAG
- the pckA gene encoding phosphoenolpyruvate carboxykinase (ATP): MKEFGKKSNTMDLSQVGITQAKEVLWNLSPAELVEEALKNGEGYLTDTGAIMCDTGSFTGRSPKDRYIVKDAETENSVWWGDVNIAYDPAKFEALYQKMLAHLADCKLYVRDAYAGAHPEYRLNLRIVNTQAWHNLFCYNMFLRLNEEELHTHTADFTIINAPEFVADPAVDGTRQANFAIINFSKKMILIGGTGYAGEMKKGIFSVLNYLLPHQRNTLSMHCSANVGKEGDTAIFFGLSGTGKTTLSADPDRGLIGDDEHGWTEDSVFNFEGGCYAKVIDLTREKEPQIWDAIRFGAIVENTRFIPGTRTVDYTNKTVTENTRTAYPINHIDNAIEPSRADIPKNIFFLTADAFGVLPPISRLNKCQAMYHFISGYTAKVAGTEVGVTEPQTTFSACFGAAFLPLHPTTYAEMLGKKMTENNVNVWLVNTGWTGGVYGVGSRMKLGYTRAMITAALNGELQDVSFSKHPVFGVEIPASCPNVPEEILNPRNTWSDKDAYDNKANDLAKAFVKNFSKYADYANKEILAGAPQVAVEA; the protein is encoded by the coding sequence ATGAAAGAATTTGGCAAGAAGTCAAACACCATGGATTTATCACAGGTAGGCATCACACAAGCGAAAGAGGTTCTTTGGAATCTGTCTCCGGCAGAGTTAGTGGAAGAGGCTCTGAAGAACGGCGAAGGGTACTTAACTGATACCGGCGCCATTATGTGTGATACCGGCTCTTTTACAGGTCGTTCTCCAAAAGACCGGTACATAGTAAAGGATGCCGAAACAGAAAACTCTGTGTGGTGGGGCGATGTGAACATTGCCTATGATCCAGCCAAATTTGAAGCTTTGTACCAGAAAATGCTGGCGCACCTGGCTGACTGCAAATTGTATGTGCGCGATGCTTATGCCGGTGCTCACCCAGAATACCGCCTTAACCTCCGCATTGTGAATACCCAGGCGTGGCATAACTTATTTTGCTACAACATGTTCCTGCGGTTGAATGAAGAAGAACTTCATACCCACACGGCAGACTTTACCATCATCAATGCTCCTGAGTTTGTAGCAGATCCGGCAGTAGACGGTACCCGCCAGGCTAACTTTGCCATTATCAATTTCTCGAAGAAGATGATTTTGATTGGTGGTACAGGCTATGCTGGCGAAATGAAAAAAGGCATCTTCTCCGTTCTAAATTACCTGTTGCCGCATCAACGCAACACGCTATCCATGCACTGCTCGGCAAACGTAGGGAAAGAAGGTGACACCGCCATTTTCTTCGGATTATCTGGTACCGGTAAAACCACTTTGTCAGCCGACCCTGATCGCGGCTTAATTGGAGACGACGAGCACGGCTGGACCGAAGACAGCGTTTTTAACTTTGAAGGGGGCTGCTACGCCAAAGTGATTGACCTTACCCGCGAAAAAGAACCCCAGATCTGGGATGCCATCCGGTTTGGGGCCATCGTGGAGAATACAAGATTTATACCTGGCACCCGCACCGTAGACTACACAAACAAAACCGTTACCGAAAACACCCGCACGGCTTACCCAATCAACCACATTGACAATGCCATTGAACCCTCACGGGCAGACATTCCTAAAAACATCTTCTTCTTAACCGCCGATGCTTTTGGGGTTCTGCCTCCTATCTCTCGTCTGAACAAGTGCCAGGCCATGTACCACTTCATTTCGGGCTACACCGCCAAAGTGGCTGGTACTGAGGTAGGCGTGACCGAACCGCAGACTACCTTCTCGGCCTGCTTTGGGGCGGCTTTCCTACCCTTGCATCCCACCACGTACGCTGAAATGCTGGGCAAGAAAATGACCGAGAACAACGTGAACGTATGGCTGGTGAACACCGGCTGGACGGGCGGTGTGTACGGCGTTGGCTCACGCATGAAACTAGGCTACACCCGGGCCATGATTACGGCTGCCCTCAATGGCGAACTGCAGGACGTTTCGTTTAGTAAGCACCCAGTGTTTGGGGTTGAGATACCTGCTTCCTGCCCTAATGTACCGGAGGAGATTCTGAACCCGCGCAACACTTGGTCAGACAAAGACGCCTATGACAACAAAGCCAATGACCTGGCAAAAGCATTTGTGAAAAACTTTAGCAAATACGCAGATTATGCGAACAAAGAAATTTTGGCAGGCGCCCCTCAGGTAGCGGTAGAAGCCTAA
- a CDS encoding peptide MFS transporter: MSQKDHPLSDHVSKHNIPYGEHPVELESGHPPGLFVLFFTEMWERFSYYGMRALFVLFLTSTIANGGWAWERDEALQLYGIYTGLVYLTPIIGGFIADKFLGYRKSIIFGALLMTLGHASMAMETVFFFYVGLGLIILGNGLFKPNISSMVGQLYAKNPAKKDAAYTIFYMGINSGAFLGILLCGYIGEKVGWSWGFGLAGVFMLFGMLQFAFSKNLFGNIGLSPSSQLASGSAAAEKAAEAPAHVVRDRIIVISVLAFFVIFFWMAFEQAGGSMTIFAADYTNRVLEGSSGTLFKWANAILVVVPMLILTVVLGNLFKQTYKNIPFSNLFLGLSFVIIWGIIVWMLNREFTSDATEVPASWFQILNSFFIISCAPIFSKIWESRFNPSGPVKFAIGLFLLGLGFGILAYGGLSIPQGAKTASVSMIWLILAYFFHTMGELCISPVGLSYVSKLSPPRLVGLMFGIWFIANFVANYLAGLTGSFIDPIIENYSITVFFLIFTVLPIIAGLIMLALNGTLKKKMHGIQ, from the coding sequence ATGTCTCAAAAAGACCATCCGCTTTCTGATCACGTCAGTAAGCATAACATTCCGTACGGAGAGCATCCGGTAGAACTTGAAAGCGGGCACCCGCCTGGTTTGTTTGTTCTCTTCTTTACTGAGATGTGGGAGCGCTTCAGTTATTACGGAATGCGGGCGCTGTTTGTGCTTTTTTTAACTTCTACCATCGCCAACGGTGGCTGGGCTTGGGAGCGTGACGAAGCTCTCCAGCTATATGGTATCTATACCGGCTTAGTATATCTTACTCCAATTATTGGAGGGTTCATTGCCGACAAATTCTTAGGCTACCGGAAATCCATCATCTTCGGGGCTTTGCTTATGACCCTTGGTCACGCCAGTATGGCCATGGAAACCGTGTTCTTCTTTTATGTGGGCCTGGGGTTGATTATTCTGGGGAATGGTTTGTTTAAACCCAATATCTCTTCCATGGTGGGTCAGTTGTACGCGAAGAACCCAGCCAAAAAAGATGCGGCGTACACCATCTTCTACATGGGTATCAACTCCGGGGCATTTTTAGGGATTCTATTGTGCGGGTACATTGGCGAGAAAGTAGGCTGGAGCTGGGGCTTTGGTCTTGCGGGTGTTTTCATGTTGTTTGGCATGCTGCAGTTCGCCTTCTCTAAAAATCTGTTCGGGAACATTGGCCTTTCACCAAGCAGTCAGTTGGCTTCTGGTTCTGCCGCGGCAGAGAAAGCAGCGGAGGCTCCGGCTCACGTGGTAAGAGACAGAATCATTGTTATTTCTGTATTAGCCTTCTTTGTGATCTTCTTCTGGATGGCCTTTGAGCAGGCAGGTGGATCTATGACCATCTTTGCCGCAGATTACACCAACAGGGTTCTGGAGGGAAGCAGCGGAACGCTTTTCAAATGGGCCAATGCCATTTTAGTAGTGGTTCCAATGTTGATCTTAACTGTGGTGTTAGGGAACCTGTTCAAGCAGACTTACAAGAACATACCGTTTTCTAACTTGTTCCTGGGTTTAAGCTTCGTGATAATCTGGGGTATCATTGTCTGGATGTTGAACAGAGAGTTCACCTCTGATGCCACCGAGGTACCTGCTTCCTGGTTCCAGATTCTGAACTCGTTCTTTATTATCTCTTGCGCTCCAATCTTCTCTAAAATTTGGGAAAGTCGCTTTAACCCGTCTGGCCCGGTGAAGTTTGCGATAGGGTTGTTCCTGTTGGGCTTAGGTTTCGGTATTCTGGCGTATGGTGGTCTTTCCATTCCACAAGGAGCAAAAACTGCCTCCGTTAGTATGATCTGGTTAATTCTAGCCTATTTCTTCCATACCATGGGCGAACTATGCATTTCGCCGGTGGGCTTGTCTTACGTGAGTAAACTGTCTCCTCCAAGACTGGTAGGCTTGATGTTCGGGATCTGGTTTATTGCCAACTTTGTGGCCAACTACCTGGCTGGTTTAACTGGTTCTTTCATTGACCCTATCATTGAGAACTACTCTATCACAGTTTTCTTCCTGATCTTCACTGTTCTGCCTATTATTGCCGGTCTCATCATGTTGGCCTTGAATGGTACTCTGAAGAAGAAAATGCACGGTATCCAGTAA
- a CDS encoding glycoside hydrolase family 25 protein — MKKTPAATRKRTVKPTYRKKQTSSGTWWKPLSLGIGAFFVLCLGIEYFKEGGRLAFLRHSIEEATQTNTLTTFSPAGYEVIGLDISHHQRQVDWKAVKAQKIKFTFIKATEGITHQDRYFSKHWRQAKKHDVLRGAYHFFLPARDAESQARNFLKQVKLEAGDLPPVLDVEVTNHQSDEEIRAGVQLWLDMVEEEYDLKPIIYTNYSFYEEHLAGHFDDYPLWIAHYNPQKSHQLADRKWVFWQHTEKGRIKGVKGNLDLNVFNGTMEDLYNMCYEPEAL, encoded by the coding sequence ATGAAAAAAACACCAGCCGCCACCAGAAAACGCACTGTAAAACCAACATACCGCAAGAAACAGACATCTTCTGGTACCTGGTGGAAACCTTTGTCTTTGGGCATAGGGGCTTTCTTTGTGCTGTGCCTGGGCATAGAGTATTTCAAAGAAGGAGGTCGTCTGGCGTTTTTGAGGCATTCTATAGAAGAAGCCACTCAAACAAATACCCTTACCACGTTCAGCCCAGCAGGGTATGAGGTGATTGGGTTGGATATATCGCATCACCAGCGGCAGGTAGACTGGAAAGCGGTGAAGGCCCAAAAGATCAAATTTACCTTCATCAAAGCTACGGAAGGCATCACCCACCAAGACCGATATTTTTCCAAACACTGGCGCCAGGCCAAGAAGCATGATGTGCTGCGGGGAGCGTACCATTTCTTTCTTCCGGCCCGAGATGCCGAAAGCCAGGCGAGAAACTTTCTTAAGCAGGTGAAACTGGAAGCAGGGGACTTGCCTCCGGTGCTGGATGTGGAGGTGACCAATCACCAATCAGATGAAGAGATAAGGGCAGGAGTTCAATTATGGTTGGATATGGTGGAGGAGGAGTACGACCTGAAGCCCATCATTTATACCAATTACTCCTTCTATGAAGAACATCTGGCAGGGCATTTTGATGATTATCCGCTTTGGATTGCCCATTACAACCCACAGAAGAGCCATCAACTTGCAGACAGAAAATGGGTGTTTTGGCAACATACCGAGAAGGGCCGGATCAAGGGAGTGAAAGGGAATCTGGACCTAAATGTTTTTAATGGTACCATGGAAGATCTGTACAATATGTGCTACGAACCAGAAGCATTATAA
- the groL gene encoding chaperonin GroEL (60 kDa chaperone family; promotes refolding of misfolded polypeptides especially under stressful conditions; forms two stacked rings of heptamers to form a barrel-shaped 14mer; ends can be capped by GroES; misfolded proteins enter the barrel where they are refolded when GroES binds) has product MASKNITFDIEARNKIKKGVDTLANAVKVTLGPKGRNVIIDKKFGAPSITKDGVTVAKEIELKDAVENMGAQLVKEVASKTADMAGDGTTTATVLAQAIYTAGSKNVAAGANPMDLKRGIDKAVSKVVENLRAQSKKIENSSEIAQVGTISANNDTEIGQMIADAMDKVGKDGVITVEEAKGTETEVKTVEGMQFDRGYLSPYFVTNPEKMEAEFENAYILIYDKKVSTMKELLPVLEQVVQTGKALVIISEDVDGEALATLVVNKLRGSLKIAAVKAPGFGDRRKAMLEDIAVLTGGTVISEERGYKLDNATLDYLGQAERIIIDKDNTTIVNGKGEKDGITARVNEIKAQIEKTTSDYDREKLQERLAKLSGGVAILYIGASTEVEMKEKKDRVDDALHATRAAVEEGIVAGGGVALIRAIEALENVDTRNEDEKTGVQIIRTALESPLRTIVANAGGEGSVIVNEVRAGKADYGYNARDDKFENMFAAGIIDPTKVTRLALENAASVAALLLTTECVIADEPEEGGAAAGGGMPGGMGGMGGMM; this is encoded by the coding sequence ATGGCATCTAAAAACATCACTTTCGACATCGAGGCCCGCAACAAGATTAAAAAAGGCGTGGACACTCTGGCGAATGCCGTGAAAGTAACTTTAGGCCCTAAAGGCCGCAACGTGATCATCGACAAGAAATTTGGTGCTCCTAGCATCACCAAAGACGGTGTAACAGTTGCAAAAGAAATTGAACTGAAGGACGCCGTGGAAAACATGGGCGCTCAGTTAGTAAAAGAAGTAGCCTCTAAAACCGCTGACATGGCTGGTGATGGTACTACCACTGCTACTGTATTGGCCCAGGCAATCTACACTGCAGGTTCTAAAAACGTTGCTGCTGGTGCCAACCCAATGGACCTGAAGCGCGGTATTGACAAAGCCGTTTCTAAAGTAGTTGAGAACCTTAGAGCTCAGTCTAAAAAGATTGAGAACTCTTCTGAGATTGCTCAGGTAGGTACTATCTCTGCCAACAATGATACTGAGATCGGACAAATGATTGCCGATGCCATGGACAAAGTTGGGAAAGACGGTGTAATCACTGTGGAAGAAGCTAAAGGTACTGAGACCGAAGTGAAAACGGTGGAAGGTATGCAGTTTGACCGCGGTTACCTGTCTCCTTACTTCGTGACCAACCCAGAGAAAATGGAAGCGGAGTTTGAGAACGCTTACATCCTGATCTATGACAAGAAAGTTTCTACCATGAAAGAATTGCTTCCTGTATTGGAGCAAGTGGTACAAACTGGCAAAGCGTTGGTGATCATCTCTGAAGATGTTGACGGCGAAGCGCTTGCTACTTTGGTAGTAAACAAACTGCGTGGATCTTTGAAGATTGCTGCTGTAAAAGCTCCAGGTTTTGGTGACCGCAGAAAAGCTATGTTGGAAGACATCGCGGTATTGACTGGCGGTACTGTTATCTCTGAAGAGCGCGGTTATAAATTAGACAACGCTACCTTAGACTACTTAGGTCAGGCAGAGCGCATCATCATTGACAAAGACAATACAACTATCGTTAATGGCAAAGGTGAGAAAGACGGAATCACTGCACGTGTGAACGAGATCAAAGCGCAGATTGAGAAAACCACTTCTGACTATGACCGTGAGAAATTGCAGGAGCGTTTGGCTAAACTGTCTGGCGGTGTTGCTATTCTTTACATTGGTGCCTCTACTGAGGTTGAAATGAAAGAGAAGAAAGACCGTGTAGATGATGCCTTGCACGCGACAAGAGCTGCCGTAGAAGAAGGTATTGTAGCTGGTGGTGGCGTAGCCCTGATCCGTGCTATTGAAGCCCTTGAAAACGTAGACACTCGCAACGAAGATGAGAAAACTGGTGTGCAGATCATCCGCACTGCCCTAGAGTCTCCTTTAAGAACGATTGTGGCTAACGCTGGTGGTGAAGGTTCAGTAATTGTAAACGAAGTTCGTGCTGGCAAGGCTGACTACGGTTACAATGCCCGTGACGACAAATTTGAGAACATGTTTGCCGCCGGTATCATTGACCCAACCAAAGTTACTCGTCTTGCTCTGGAGAACGCTGCTTCTGTAGCTGCCTTGTTGCTGACTACTGAGTGTGTGATTGCTGATGAGCCTGAAGAAGGTGGTGCTGCAGCCGGTGGCGGAATGCCAGGTGGTATGGGCGGCATGGGTGGCATGATGTAA
- the groES gene encoding co-chaperone GroES, whose protein sequence is MALDLKPLADRVIVLPAAAEEKTKSGIIIPDTAKEKPQRGEVVAVGEGKISDQGVLVKSQLKVGDQVLYGKYAGTEISLDGADYLIMRESDILAVL, encoded by the coding sequence ATGGCCTTAGATCTAAAACCATTGGCAGACAGAGTAATCGTGTTACCTGCTGCGGCTGAAGAAAAAACCAAGTCTGGTATCATCATCCCGGATACTGCCAAAGAAAAACCACAACGCGGCGAAGTAGTAGCCGTAGGAGAAGGCAAAATCTCCGATCAAGGTGTTTTAGTAAAGTCACAGTTGAAAGTTGGCGACCAAGTATTGTACGGCAAATACGCCGGTACTGAGATCTCTCTGGATGGTGCTGACTACCTGATCATGCGGGAGTCTGACATCCTGGCGGTTCTTTAA
- the secG gene encoding preprotein translocase subunit SecG, with protein sequence MYIALISVILFLCVLLVLVVLSQNSKGGGLSSQFGGGGTSQLMGVKRTGDLLEKLTWGFAIGIIVLTLASHTIVSNGAGTDNRTINEQRAGQAAPAPAPAAPAIPQQNAAPAGTATPAPATADTANQ encoded by the coding sequence ATGTACATTGCTCTGATCAGCGTAATTCTTTTTCTGTGCGTGCTGCTGGTTTTGGTGGTATTATCCCAGAACTCTAAAGGTGGCGGATTGTCCAGCCAGTTTGGCGGCGGCGGCACCAGCCAATTAATGGGCGTTAAACGCACCGGTGACCTTCTTGAGAAGTTAACCTGGGGGTTTGCTATCGGGATCATTGTACTGACTTTGGCTTCTCATACCATTGTATCTAACGGCGCTGGTACTGACAACCGTACCATCAACGAGCAACGTGCCGGTCAAGCGGCTCCAGCCCCTGCTCCTGCCGCACCGGCTATTCCTCAGCAAAACGCAGCTCCTGCTGGCACAGCCACTCCGGCGCCTGCAACTGCTGACACTGCGAATCAATAA
- the lptE gene encoding LPS assembly lipoprotein LptE gives MTLKTYKPFTFLLLLCLPFLMGGCYSFSGVNLSPDVKTISITNFSNAAGQGPSNLQQFVTEDFKDYFQRNTTLRILPQAGDLQIEGQIMSYTFSPAAIQRSDIPTGSNVGLDQAGANRLTIVIQINYTDTKNPTNNFDQSFSGFADFPPSLDINQISQAQIRQITERIIYSVFTKTVANW, from the coding sequence ATGACCTTGAAGACTTATAAACCTTTTACGTTCCTGCTCCTGCTCTGCCTGCCCTTTCTCATGGGAGGCTGTTATTCGTTTTCAGGGGTGAACCTTTCACCGGATGTAAAGACCATTTCTATCACCAACTTTAGTAACGCTGCCGGCCAGGGACCATCTAACTTACAGCAGTTTGTCACTGAAGATTTCAAGGATTACTTTCAACGAAACACTACCCTTCGTATTCTTCCGCAGGCGGGTGATCTGCAGATTGAAGGGCAAATCATGAGCTACACCTTCAGTCCGGCGGCTATACAACGCAGCGACATTCCTACCGGAAGCAACGTGGGGTTAGACCAAGCTGGTGCCAACCGCTTAACCATTGTCATCCAGATCAACTACACAGACACCAAGAACCCAACCAACAACTTTGACCAAAGCTTCTCGGGTTTCGCAGACTTTCCTCCTTCACTTGATATCAACCAAATAAGCCAAGCACAGATCAGGCAAATCACAGAACGCATTATTTATAGCGTTTTTACCAAAACGGTAGCAAATTGGTAA